In one window of Falco cherrug isolate bFalChe1 chromosome 12, bFalChe1.pri, whole genome shotgun sequence DNA:
- the SLC35A3 gene encoding UDP-N-acetylglucosamine transporter isoform X2: MSTNLKYLSLGILVFQTTSLVLTMRYSRTLKEEGPRYLSSTAVVIAELLKILACVLLVYKDSKCNLRTLNRVLHDEILNKPMETLKLAIPSGIYTLQNNLLYVALSNLDAATYQVTYQLKILTTALFSVSMLSKKLGVYQWLSLVILMTGVAFVQWPSDSQATAAKEHSAGSQFVGLVAVLIACFSSGFAGVYFEKILKETKQSVWIRNIQLGFFGSIFGLMGVYIYDGEQLSKNGFFQGYNKLTWVVVVLQALGGLVIAAVIKYADNILKGFATSLSIILSTLISYFWLQDFVPTSVFFFGAVLVIAATFLYGYDPKPAGNPIKA, encoded by the exons ATGTCTACcaatttaaaatacctttcccTGGGCATCCTGGTTTTCCAAACCACAAGTTTAGTCTTGACCATGCGTTATTCTCGGACACTGAAAGAAGAAGGACCTCGTTACTTATCCTCTACTGCAGTAGTTATTGCTGAACTTCTGAAGATTTTGGCCTGCGTTCTATTGGTCTACAAAGACAGCA AGTGCAATTTACGGACTCTGAACAGAGTGCTACATGATGAAATCCTTAATAAGCCCATGGAAACTCTTAAACTTGCTATTCCTTCAGGAATATATACTCTTCAAAATAACTTGCTGTATGTAGCATTGTCAAACCTAGATGCAGCCACATACCAG GTTACATATCAACTGAAAATTCTTACAACAGCGTTGTTTTCTGTGTCCATGTTGAGCAAGAAACTGGGTGTGTACCAGTGGCTTTCATTAGTAATATTGATGACAGGAGTGGCATTTGTGCAG TGGCCTTCAGACTCTCAAGCAACAGCTGCTAAGGAACATTCAGCAGGATCTCAGTTTGTAGGCCTGGTCGCAGTTCTGATAGCGTGCTTTTCTAGTGGATTTGCTGGGgtttattttgagaaaattttaaaggaaactaaGCAGTCTGTGTGGATCAGAAACATTCAGCTTG GATTTTTTGGTAGCATATTTGGACTGATGGGTGTATACATTTATGATGGAGAACAACTGTCAAAGAATGGATTTTTTCAAGGATACAATAAACTTACTTGGGTAGTTGTTGTTCTGCAG GCACTTGGAGGGCTGGTAATTGCTGCTGTTATAAAATATGCGGACAACATTTTAAAGGGATTCGCAACTTCTCTCTCTATTATACTGTCAACATTGATCTCCTATTTCTGGCTGCAAGATTTTGTCCCTACAAG CGTCTTTTTCTTCGGAGCCGTCCTTGTAATAGCAGCTACTTTCCTATATGGTTATGATCCCAAACCTGCAGGAAATCCCATTAAGGCATAG
- the SLC35A3 gene encoding UDP-N-acetylglucosamine transporter isoform X1: MITNENKTVVQDNIVKSQEMSTNLKYLSLGILVFQTTSLVLTMRYSRTLKEEGPRYLSSTAVVIAELLKILACVLLVYKDSKCNLRTLNRVLHDEILNKPMETLKLAIPSGIYTLQNNLLYVALSNLDAATYQVTYQLKILTTALFSVSMLSKKLGVYQWLSLVILMTGVAFVQWPSDSQATAAKEHSAGSQFVGLVAVLIACFSSGFAGVYFEKILKETKQSVWIRNIQLGFFGSIFGLMGVYIYDGEQLSKNGFFQGYNKLTWVVVVLQALGGLVIAAVIKYADNILKGFATSLSIILSTLISYFWLQDFVPTSVFFFGAVLVIAATFLYGYDPKPAGNPIKA; encoded by the exons ATGATTACTAATGAAAACAAGACTGTAGTTCAAGATAATATTGTG aaaagtCAAGAAATGTCTACcaatttaaaatacctttcccTGGGCATCCTGGTTTTCCAAACCACAAGTTTAGTCTTGACCATGCGTTATTCTCGGACACTGAAAGAAGAAGGACCTCGTTACTTATCCTCTACTGCAGTAGTTATTGCTGAACTTCTGAAGATTTTGGCCTGCGTTCTATTGGTCTACAAAGACAGCA AGTGCAATTTACGGACTCTGAACAGAGTGCTACATGATGAAATCCTTAATAAGCCCATGGAAACTCTTAAACTTGCTATTCCTTCAGGAATATATACTCTTCAAAATAACTTGCTGTATGTAGCATTGTCAAACCTAGATGCAGCCACATACCAG GTTACATATCAACTGAAAATTCTTACAACAGCGTTGTTTTCTGTGTCCATGTTGAGCAAGAAACTGGGTGTGTACCAGTGGCTTTCATTAGTAATATTGATGACAGGAGTGGCATTTGTGCAG TGGCCTTCAGACTCTCAAGCAACAGCTGCTAAGGAACATTCAGCAGGATCTCAGTTTGTAGGCCTGGTCGCAGTTCTGATAGCGTGCTTTTCTAGTGGATTTGCTGGGgtttattttgagaaaattttaaaggaaactaaGCAGTCTGTGTGGATCAGAAACATTCAGCTTG GATTTTTTGGTAGCATATTTGGACTGATGGGTGTATACATTTATGATGGAGAACAACTGTCAAAGAATGGATTTTTTCAAGGATACAATAAACTTACTTGGGTAGTTGTTGTTCTGCAG GCACTTGGAGGGCTGGTAATTGCTGCTGTTATAAAATATGCGGACAACATTTTAAAGGGATTCGCAACTTCTCTCTCTATTATACTGTCAACATTGATCTCCTATTTCTGGCTGCAAGATTTTGTCCCTACAAG CGTCTTTTTCTTCGGAGCCGTCCTTGTAATAGCAGCTACTTTCCTATATGGTTATGATCCCAAACCTGCAGGAAATCCCATTAAGGCATAG
- the SLC35A3 gene encoding UDP-N-acetylglucosamine transporter isoform X3, translating into MITNENKTVVQDNIVKSQEMSTNLKYLSLGILVFQTTSLVLTMRYSRTLKEEGPRYLSSTAVVIAELLKILACVLLVYKDSKCNLRTLNRVLHDEILNKPMETLKLAIPSGIYTLQNNLLYVALSNLDAATYQVTYQLKILTTALFSVSMLSKKLGVYQWLSLVILMTGVAFVQWPSDSQATAAKEHSAGSQFVGLVAVLIACFSSGFAGVYFEKILKETKQSVWIRNIQLGYSVTSAFGHD; encoded by the exons ATGATTACTAATGAAAACAAGACTGTAGTTCAAGATAATATTGTG aaaagtCAAGAAATGTCTACcaatttaaaatacctttcccTGGGCATCCTGGTTTTCCAAACCACAAGTTTAGTCTTGACCATGCGTTATTCTCGGACACTGAAAGAAGAAGGACCTCGTTACTTATCCTCTACTGCAGTAGTTATTGCTGAACTTCTGAAGATTTTGGCCTGCGTTCTATTGGTCTACAAAGACAGCA AGTGCAATTTACGGACTCTGAACAGAGTGCTACATGATGAAATCCTTAATAAGCCCATGGAAACTCTTAAACTTGCTATTCCTTCAGGAATATATACTCTTCAAAATAACTTGCTGTATGTAGCATTGTCAAACCTAGATGCAGCCACATACCAG GTTACATATCAACTGAAAATTCTTACAACAGCGTTGTTTTCTGTGTCCATGTTGAGCAAGAAACTGGGTGTGTACCAGTGGCTTTCATTAGTAATATTGATGACAGGAGTGGCATTTGTGCAG TGGCCTTCAGACTCTCAAGCAACAGCTGCTAAGGAACATTCAGCAGGATCTCAGTTTGTAGGCCTGGTCGCAGTTCTGATAGCGTGCTTTTCTAGTGGATTTGCTGGGgtttattttgagaaaattttaaaggaaactaaGCAGTCTGTGTGGATCAGAAACATTCAGCTTG GTTATAGTGTGACTTCAGCCTTCGGTCACGATTAG